From Candidatus Atelocyanobacterium thalassa isolate ALOHA, a single genomic window includes:
- a CDS encoding CRR6 family NdhI maturation factor has protein sequence MTKIILIKHDDIINLDISVITDFVEPKLKKEEIISFEQDLTFDIQYPQPPDDPRELSEISEIRLWFIRIDGIYPWIPFLLNSKKGELARYTAMLVPHQFNRVNGIQYNSEALEIFVMHKLFIISDWLKKQKIYSTFRLKNMAQLLGYDVDDNFLKKFN, from the coding sequence ATGACAAAAATAATTTTAATAAAACACGATGATATAATCAATTTAGATATTAGTGTTATCACTGACTTTGTCGAACCAAAATTAAAAAAAGAAGAAATCATATCATTTGAACAAGATTTAACTTTTGATATTCAGTATCCTCAACCTCCTGACGATCCTAGAGAATTATCTGAAATCTCTGAAATTCGTTTATGGTTTATCCGTATAGATGGAATTTATCCATGGATACCTTTTCTTTTGAATTCTAAAAAAGGAGAATTAGCAAGATATACAGCGATGTTAGTCCCTCATCAATTTAATAGAGTGAATGGAATCCAGTATAATTCTGAAGCACTAGAGATTTTCGTAATGCATAAACTGTTTATAATATCTGATTGGCTAAAAAAACAAAAAATTTACTCTACATTTCGTTTGAAAAATATGGCTCAATTATTAGGTTATGATGTTGACGACAATTTTCTAAAAAAATTCAATTAG
- a CDS encoding ABC transporter ATP-binding protein, whose translation MSKQFLLQLSNVGLTDPLSKSQLLKEISFNLITGERLVLIGPSGSGKTTLLRLINRLQEPSTGKILFCSQPLEKIPIIDLRQQIVLVPQEPKLLGMSVNEALSYALKLQNISKAEINQRLQKWKSRLSIPNQWLERYESELSLGQRQIIGITRGLIIEPKILLLDEPTSSLDSLKANQIIKLLTNITQYTQTAIVIVSHDLEVVKSFSKYILKLEQGKIK comes from the coding sequence ATGTCCAAACAATTTTTATTACAATTATCTAATGTTGGGTTAACTGATCCTCTTTCAAAAAGTCAACTTTTAAAAGAAATTTCATTTAACCTTATTACTGGGGAACGTTTAGTATTAATAGGCCCATCTGGATCCGGAAAAACGACATTATTACGTTTAATTAATCGTTTACAGGAACCAAGTACTGGAAAAATTCTTTTTTGTTCTCAACCATTAGAAAAAATTCCTATTATTGATTTGCGGCAGCAAATAGTTTTAGTACCGCAAGAACCTAAGCTACTGGGAATGAGCGTTAATGAAGCTTTATCTTATGCACTAAAGCTTCAAAATATTTCAAAAGCTGAGATAAATCAAAGACTTCAAAAATGGAAGTCTAGATTATCTATTCCAAATCAATGGTTAGAACGTTATGAGTCAGAACTTTCTTTAGGACAACGGCAAATAATTGGAATTACTAGAGGTTTAATTATTGAACCTAAAATACTACTTTTAGATGAACCTACTTCTTCACTGGATAGTCTTAAAGCTAATCAGATAATAAAATTACTTACTAATATTACACAATACACACAAACTGCTATCGTCATAGTTAGTCATGATTTAGAAGTTGTGAAAAGTTTTTCCAAATATATTTTGAAATTAGAGCAAGGGAAAATTAAGTAA
- a CDS encoding SGNH/GDSL hydrolase family protein: protein MSKRSKIINNLILIFSSLTFTLFIGEIGLKILNISYPSFYKVDSHRGHSLIQHMFGIWKHEGSASISINKIGLRDKNYTKKKIKDTFRVVVIGDSFAEAIQLDKDKTFWSLVEQKLSKCQKLDNKNIEVVNFGVGDYGTAQEYTTLKYYASQFHPDLVLLTVFTDNDVINNSKVLSPEDRFSPFLSLKDNKYNFDMSFRKTKTYQWRNSFVRKKLFALVNKSHVLQLINQTRVLINKQHSETISSEMMKDEDKLHNLEFISDLYKKSSAIWQKEWNLTDESIKLIQQESYMLNSDYLVVTLSNPIQVYPNFLVRKKYFKDYTIYDQFYPDQRIYKLSRIKDFKVLALAPLLQTYADKNKVFLHGFNNTKLGNGHWNHFGHQIAGEIISNKICSLQK, encoded by the coding sequence ATGTCAAAACGAAGTAAAATTATAAATAATCTTATATTGATTTTTAGTAGCTTAACCTTCACTTTATTTATTGGAGAGATTGGCTTAAAAATATTAAATATTTCTTATCCCAGTTTTTATAAAGTTGATTCTCATCGAGGACATTCTCTCATACAACATATGTTCGGAATATGGAAACATGAAGGAAGTGCATCAATATCAATCAATAAAATCGGACTAAGAGATAAAAATTATACAAAAAAGAAAATTAAAGATACTTTTAGAGTTGTAGTCATTGGTGATTCATTTGCTGAAGCTATACAGCTTGATAAAGATAAAACTTTTTGGTCGCTAGTAGAACAAAAATTATCTAAATGCCAAAAATTAGATAACAAAAATATTGAGGTAGTAAATTTTGGTGTTGGTGATTATGGTACTGCACAAGAGTATACAACACTAAAATATTATGCTAGTCAGTTTCATCCTGACCTGGTTTTGTTAACGGTTTTTACTGATAATGATGTTATTAATAATTCAAAGGTTTTAAGTCCCGAGGATAGATTTAGTCCATTTTTGAGTTTAAAAGATAATAAGTATAATTTTGATATGTCGTTTAGAAAAACTAAAACTTATCAATGGCGTAATAGTTTTGTCAGAAAAAAATTATTTGCTTTAGTAAATAAATCTCATGTTTTACAGTTAATCAATCAAACTAGAGTTCTTATAAATAAGCAGCATTCTGAGACTATATCTAGTGAAATGATGAAAGATGAGGATAAGTTACATAATCTTGAATTTATATCAGATTTATATAAAAAATCTTCTGCAATATGGCAAAAAGAATGGAATTTAACAGATGAATCAATTAAGCTAATACAGCAAGAAAGTTATATGCTTAATAGCGACTATTTGGTAGTGACATTAAGTAATCCTATTCAAGTTTATCCCAACTTTTTAGTTAGAAAGAAATATTTTAAAGATTACACAATATATGATCAGTTTTATCCTGATCAACGTATTTATAAATTGTCACGAATAAAAGATTTTAAAGTTTTAGCCTTGGCCCCACTTTTACAGACTTATGCTGATAAAAATAAAGTTTTTTTGCATGGTTTTAATAATACTAAATTAGGGAATGGACATTGGAATCATTTCGGACATCAAATTGCTGGAGAAATAATTAGTAATAAAATTTGTTCACTACAAAAATAG
- the gltX gene encoding glutamate--tRNA ligase has product MTVRVRIAPSPTGTLHIGTARTAIFNWLFASRYKGKFILRIEDTDEQRSKPEFVEDIKSGLAWLGLIWDEGPFFQTQRLSSYHKAIQQLLDQGLAYRCYCTSEELENMKEIQKSNNQAPKYDNRHRYLTAEQREAFEAEGRKAVIRFIINEEQEIRWNDLIRGHMIWKGTDLGGDMVIARVKESSDQLFGQPLYNLAVVVDDIDMNISHVIRGEDHIANTAKQILLYEALGKTIPYFAHTPLILNKEGRKLSKRDGVTSINDFQKMGFLSEALVNYMSLLGWTLSDSTQEIFSLKEIAESFDLERVNKAGAKFDWDKLDWVNSQYLHKMPVQQLLDLLIPYWKEANYPIDINLDLQWLERITILIQPSLVRLNDVIRESSFFFGENINYSNEALLHMEQDNAMDIIQLALAKIEKYPILNEDEIKEIISEIVKTLKVKKGLVMRSLRAGLSGKLNGPDLIESWSILNIKGWDKSRLKNLLSML; this is encoded by the coding sequence GTGACAGTAAGAGTTCGTATCGCTCCTAGTCCTACCGGAACTTTACATATTGGTACTGCTAGGACAGCTATTTTTAATTGGTTATTTGCAAGTCGATACAAAGGTAAATTTATTTTACGTATCGAGGATACAGATGAGCAACGTTCTAAGCCTGAATTTGTTGAAGATATAAAATCAGGTTTGGCTTGGTTAGGTTTGATTTGGGATGAAGGACCTTTTTTCCAAACTCAACGATTAAGTTCTTATCATAAAGCTATTCAACAGTTACTTGACCAAGGTCTTGCATACCGATGCTACTGTACTTCGGAAGAGTTGGAGAATATGAAAGAAATACAAAAATCTAACAATCAAGCACCTAAATATGATAATCGTCATCGTTATCTAACAGCGGAACAAAGAGAAGCCTTTGAAGCAGAAGGAAGAAAGGCCGTCATTAGATTCATAATAAATGAAGAACAAGAAATTCGTTGGAATGATTTGATTAGGGGGCATATGATATGGAAAGGTACTGATCTTGGTGGAGATATGGTAATTGCCCGCGTTAAAGAAAGTTCAGATCAGCTGTTTGGACAACCTCTTTATAATCTTGCTGTAGTGGTAGATGATATTGATATGAATATCAGCCATGTAATTCGTGGAGAAGATCACATAGCAAACACAGCCAAACAAATTTTATTGTATGAAGCATTAGGCAAAACAATTCCTTATTTTGCACATACACCTTTAATCTTAAATAAAGAAGGCCGTAAACTTTCAAAAAGAGATGGAGTTACTTCTATTAATGACTTCCAAAAAATGGGATTTTTATCAGAGGCCCTTGTTAATTACATGAGTCTTTTAGGATGGACTTTATCTGATAGCACCCAAGAGATTTTTTCATTAAAGGAAATTGCAGAAAGTTTTGACTTAGAACGTGTTAACAAAGCAGGTGCTAAATTTGATTGGGACAAACTAGATTGGGTTAATAGTCAATACCTTCACAAGATGCCAGTACAACAATTATTAGATTTACTAATACCATATTGGAAAGAAGCTAATTATCCTATTGATATAAATCTTGATCTTCAATGGCTGGAACGTATAACTATTTTAATTCAACCTAGCTTAGTTCGTTTGAATGATGTTATAAGAGAGAGCTCTTTTTTCTTTGGTGAAAATATAAATTATAGCAATGAAGCTCTACTACATATGGAGCAAGATAATGCTATGGATATTATTCAATTAGCTCTAGCGAAAATTGAAAAATATCCTATATTAAATGAAGATGAAATTAAAGAAATAATTAGTGAAATTGTTAAAACACTTAAAGTTAAAAAAGGATTAGTAATGCGCTCTCTTAGGGCAGGATTGTCTGGAAAATTGAATGGTCCAGACTTAATTGAATCTTGGAGTATATTAAACATAAAAGGATGGGATAAAAGTCGTTTGAAGAATTTATTGAGTATGTTATGA
- a CDS encoding ABC transporter ATP-binding protein has translation MAKVILKDINKSFFRQRNKSKDFEVKILQNINLNVNDGEFMVLVGPSGCGKSTLLRLIAGLETITSGEVLIGEKNVGSLLPKQRDIAMVFQNYALYPHLNVYDNIAFGLRRINKVEKKIDKIVNNIIQLLPKRFRYNSALEVDINQKIKQVSKLLQLDNLLHRLPKQLSGGQRQRVALGRAIARNPKVFLMDEPMSNLDVILRTETRSQIVKLQNQLKITTIYVTHDQTEAMTMGDRIAVMNQGKIQQVASPLELYNNPINCFVGSFIGSLPMNFLPVTIEDCSTIFYDKFSLSIPAVRRIYLKGHNKKLAILGFRPEHITLSVPSINNLQVKVTLVENMGNEMHLFTETLSDIPIKIIIKYIGNNLIKTGDTLWLSINEKAIHIFDSETEESLLR, from the coding sequence GTGGCTAAGGTTATCCTCAAAGACATTAATAAAAGTTTCTTCCGTCAAAGAAACAAATCAAAAGATTTTGAAGTTAAAATTTTACAAAACATTAATTTAAATGTTAACGATGGGGAGTTTATGGTTCTAGTAGGGCCATCAGGATGTGGAAAAAGCACTTTACTTAGACTCATAGCAGGTTTAGAGACTATTACATCAGGAGAAGTTTTAATAGGAGAAAAAAATGTGGGCTCTCTTCTTCCTAAACAGCGTGATATAGCTATGGTTTTTCAAAATTATGCTTTATATCCTCATCTTAATGTTTACGATAATATCGCTTTCGGATTACGTCGCATCAATAAGGTGGAGAAAAAAATAGATAAAATTGTAAATAATATAATCCAGTTATTACCTAAAAGATTCAGATATAATTCAGCTCTAGAAGTAGATATCAATCAAAAGATAAAACAAGTTAGTAAGCTATTACAGTTAGATAATCTTTTGCATAGGTTACCAAAGCAGCTTTCAGGAGGACAAAGACAAAGAGTAGCTCTAGGAAGAGCAATCGCCAGAAATCCCAAAGTTTTTTTAATGGACGAGCCAATGTCGAACTTAGATGTAATTTTAAGAACAGAGACTCGTTCTCAAATTGTTAAACTACAAAATCAATTAAAGATTACAACCATATATGTTACTCATGATCAAACTGAAGCAATGACAATGGGTGATCGCATTGCTGTTATGAATCAAGGAAAGATTCAACAGGTTGCATCTCCTCTGGAACTATATAATAATCCTATTAATTGTTTTGTTGGAAGCTTTATTGGATCTCTACCAATGAATTTTTTACCAGTAACAATAGAAGATTGCTCAACAATTTTTTACGATAAATTTAGTTTATCCATTCCTGCTGTACGGAGAATATATTTAAAAGGACATAACAAAAAATTAGCTATATTAGGATTTAGACCTGAACATATTACTTTAAGCGTTCCCAGCATAAATAATTTACAAGTAAAAGTTACTCTGGTGGAAAATATGGGGAACGAAATGCACTTGTTTACTGAAACATTAAGTGATATTCCTATTAAAATCATAATTAAATATATAGGGAATAATTTAATTAAGACAGGAGACACACTATGGCTATCAATAAATGAAAAAGCGATTCATATATTCGATTCCGAAACAGAAGAATCCTTGCTGAGATAA
- a CDS encoding energy-coupling factor transporter transmembrane component T family protein encodes MDLLRSLPIGLYLEKPLTWLHLLDSRVKLIWLMSLLLANRSSSPEWLLVLVGFLVVLTVVVNIPLRVWKQQMGWLLIISFLVFLIIALSPDGLAISSQPRLPINNILIPGSNSYNYVLLDKGIFLVTRRSLELGIRIGTHIFVAVYSANLYLATTTPEAITEGLDYLLSPLRFFKVPITEILLIFTLSLRFISLVLEEIQNLTRSIKTRAINWKKLGIKKSFQVWIVVIEKILENLLTRANEIATTMEIRGFISPNKHRVKWHKLYLVKGDWIALFLLFPFWYLRFVWGGV; translated from the coding sequence ATGGATCTATTGCGATCATTACCTATTGGACTTTATCTTGAAAAGCCCCTCACATGGCTACATTTACTTGATTCTAGAGTTAAGTTGATTTGGTTAATGTCTTTATTGCTTGCGAATAGATCATCTAGCCCAGAATGGCTGTTAGTTCTTGTAGGTTTTCTTGTAGTCTTGACTGTAGTTGTTAATATTCCTCTAAGAGTTTGGAAACAACAAATGGGATGGCTTTTAATTATTAGTTTTTTAGTATTTTTAATCATAGCTTTATCACCTGATGGATTAGCAATTTCTTCTCAACCTAGACTTCCAATAAATAATATATTAATACCAGGATCAAATTCTTATAATTATGTATTGCTCGATAAAGGAATTTTTCTCGTTACTCGTAGATCTTTAGAATTAGGAATAAGAATAGGTACTCATATTTTTGTAGCAGTTTATAGTGCCAATTTATATTTAGCGACTACTACTCCTGAGGCTATAACTGAAGGATTAGATTATTTATTGTCACCTTTAAGATTCTTTAAAGTTCCAATAACTGAAATTTTATTAATTTTCACTTTATCTTTACGTTTTATTTCCTTAGTCTTGGAAGAAATACAAAATCTTACTCGTTCTATTAAAACTAGAGCTATTAATTGGAAAAAATTAGGAATTAAAAAAAGCTTTCAAGTATGGATAGTAGTAATAGAAAAAATACTAGAAAATTTATTAACTAGAGCTAATGAAATTGCGACTACAATGGAAATTAGAGGTTTCATTAGTCCAAATAAACATAGAGTAAAATGGCATAAACTTTACTTAGTTAAAGGAGATTGGATCGCATTGTTTTTATTATTTCCTTTCTGGTACTTACGTTTTGTTTGGGGAGGAGTATAA
- a CDS encoding NAD(P)H-quinone oxidoreductase subunit 4 encodes MFTNNIPWLTALILVPLIAAFAIPFIPDKEGKTLRSYSLGVSLLNFGLTILAISRDYDFSSSNLQLSESYNWIPTMGLGWSLGIDGLSMPLIVLSGLITTVALLASWNVKKKPQLFYFLMLVLYSAQIGVFAAQDVLLFFFMWELELVPVYLLISIWGGEKRLYAATKFILYTALASIGILVSALLLAFYGDNITFNMAELSLKEIPTSLQVLIYIGFLIAYAVKLPIFPLHTWLPDAHSQASTPVSMILAGVLLKMGGYGLIRFNMEMLPNAHIIFAPLLLILGVVNVVYGAFAAFGQTNLKRRLACSSLSHMGFVLIGISSFTEVGINGAVFQMVSHGLIAASLFFLCGTTYERTHTLMMDEMGGLALKMPKTFALFTTSAMASLALPGMSGFVAELTIFLGVAESDAYTASFKAIAIFLTAVGLVLTPIYLLSMLRVVFYGQSNEKLELSQFNLDAKPREIFISACLIAPIIIMGLYPKIATETFDAKTVEVNSKVRSALPMVIQEANSYHFQSDKVKELLPAVLIN; translated from the coding sequence ATGTTTACCAACAATATTCCCTGGCTAACTGCTCTTATTCTTGTACCGCTAATTGCTGCTTTCGCTATTCCTTTTATCCCAGATAAAGAAGGAAAAACCCTTCGTTCATACTCACTAGGTGTAAGTCTATTAAACTTTGGTTTAACTATTCTTGCTATATCTAGAGATTATGACTTCAGCAGCAGTAATCTTCAACTTTCAGAAAGCTACAACTGGATTCCAACAATGGGTCTTGGATGGTCGCTAGGTATTGATGGTTTATCAATGCCTTTAATCGTTTTATCAGGACTTATAACAACTGTTGCATTACTTGCATCTTGGAATGTAAAGAAAAAACCACAACTTTTCTATTTCTTGATGTTAGTGCTATATAGCGCTCAGATCGGCGTTTTTGCTGCACAAGATGTCTTGTTATTTTTCTTTATGTGGGAACTAGAACTTGTTCCTGTCTACTTATTAATCTCCATTTGGGGTGGTGAAAAAAGATTATATGCAGCCACAAAATTTATTTTGTATACTGCCCTTGCTTCTATAGGAATTTTAGTCTCTGCTCTTCTTCTTGCTTTTTATGGCGATAATATCACCTTTAACATGGCAGAATTAAGTCTGAAAGAAATACCTACTTCTTTGCAAGTTCTAATATATATAGGTTTTCTAATAGCTTATGCTGTTAAACTACCAATATTTCCTTTACACACCTGGTTGCCTGACGCCCATAGTCAAGCTTCTACACCAGTATCTATGATATTAGCTGGTGTTCTTTTAAAAATGGGGGGATATGGACTTATTAGATTCAATATGGAAATGTTGCCAAATGCTCACATTATATTTGCTCCCCTACTATTGATCTTAGGGGTTGTAAATGTTGTCTATGGTGCATTTGCAGCGTTTGGCCAAACGAATCTCAAACGTCGCCTTGCTTGTTCCTCTTTATCTCACATGGGCTTTGTCCTTATTGGCATATCCTCATTTACCGAAGTAGGAATTAATGGAGCAGTATTTCAAATGGTTTCACATGGTTTGATTGCTGCATCCCTATTTTTCTTATGTGGTACTACCTACGAGCGCACCCATACTTTAATGATGGACGAGATGGGTGGACTAGCTCTAAAAATGCCTAAAACTTTTGCATTATTTACAACTTCAGCAATGGCTTCTTTAGCTTTGCCTGGTATGAGTGGATTTGTAGCAGAGCTTACTATCTTCCTAGGAGTTGCTGAAAGTGATGCTTACACTGCGTCATTTAAAGCTATAGCTATATTTCTAACAGCAGTAGGCTTGGTCCTAACTCCTATCTATTTATTGTCAATGCTAAGAGTTGTATTTTATGGACAGAGTAATGAAAAATTGGAGTTGAGTCAATTTAATTTAGACGCTAAACCGCGGGAAATCTTCATATCTGCTTGTTTGATTGCCCCTATTATTATTATGGGTCTATATCCTAAAATAGCTACAGAAACTTTTGATGCAAAAACCGTAGAAGTTAATTCAAAAGTTCGTTCTGCTTTGCCAATGGTCATACAAGAAGCTAATTCATACCATTTTCAGAGTGATAAGGTAAAAGAACTATTACCTGCAGTATTAATCAATTAA
- a CDS encoding undecaprenyl-diphosphate phosphatase, whose protein sequence is MFFLALIFSQVSTNQNITLENPSSTIESFNYFQIIILGMIQGLTEFLPISSTAHLQIIPSYLGWGDPGVNFSAVIQLGSIISVVWYFWSDLKKIIMGTFIAIKDHDLESHDLRMGFGIFMGTLPFLLIGYLTKTFMTDMDNSILRSSEMVAASSIIMSLLLALAEKVGKYERTFDKLKWQDAFLMGTIQSLAIIPGVSRSGSTITLGLFLNLNRETAARFSFLLGIPAITIVGLYELIEIFNTGFSQETILPLFTAILSSIFFSYLSIAWLINYLQKQSTWIFVWYRLGFGSFILIDMFLS, encoded by the coding sequence ATGTTTTTTCTCGCTCTAATATTTTCTCAGGTATCAACAAATCAAAACATAACATTAGAAAATCCATCTTCAACAATTGAGAGTTTTAACTATTTTCAAATTATTATTTTGGGCATGATACAAGGATTGACAGAATTTTTACCTATTAGTAGCACAGCTCACTTACAAATTATCCCTTCTTATTTAGGTTGGGGAGATCCAGGAGTAAATTTTTCTGCCGTAATTCAGTTAGGAAGTATTATTTCAGTTGTATGGTATTTTTGGTCAGATTTGAAAAAGATTATTATGGGTACATTTATAGCAATTAAGGATCATGATTTAGAATCTCATGATCTTCGCATGGGATTTGGTATTTTTATGGGTACATTACCTTTCCTTTTAATTGGATATTTAACAAAAACTTTTATGACTGATATGGATAACTCTATTTTACGTAGTAGTGAAATGGTTGCAGCTTCTTCTATTATTATGTCTTTATTGCTAGCATTGGCGGAAAAAGTTGGTAAATATGAGCGTACCTTTGATAAATTAAAATGGCAAGATGCATTTCTGATGGGTACTATTCAATCTTTGGCTATAATTCCTGGAGTTTCTCGGTCAGGCTCAACAATTACTTTAGGATTATTTCTAAATTTGAATCGAGAAACAGCAGCACGATTTTCTTTTTTGCTAGGTATTCCTGCGATAACGATAGTAGGGTTGTATGAATTAATTGAGATTTTTAATACCGGATTTTCTCAGGAAACGATACTACCTCTATTTACAGCAATACTCTCTTCTATTTTTTTTTCTTACTTATCCATTGCTTGGCTAATAAATTATCTGCAAAAACAAAGTACTTGGATATTTGTATGGTACCGTTTAGGGTTTGGTTCATTTATCCTTATAGATATGTTTCTCTCTTAA
- the folK gene encoding 2-amino-4-hydroxy-6-hydroxymethyldihydropteridine diphosphokinase, which yields MAQYAIALGSNLGNSYTILNKVIFFLSRYPDIGLASSSPFYQTFPIGPKQPSYYNCCITINSSINPKKLLEILFNIEKKFGRIRNKRWDARTLDLDILLCNELIINTSSLQIPHPQMIKRKFVLLPLCTIASTWKHPITKKTVKEHLQAISYENIM from the coding sequence ATGGCTCAGTACGCAATTGCCTTAGGAAGTAATCTAGGAAATTCATATACTATCTTAAATAAAGTAATATTTTTCTTATCTCGGTATCCTGATATAGGTTTAGCCTCATCTTCTCCTTTCTATCAAACGTTTCCTATAGGACCAAAACAACCTAGCTATTATAATTGTTGCATAACAATAAATTCATCAATTAATCCTAAAAAATTATTAGAAATTTTATTCAATATTGAAAAAAAGTTCGGTAGGATAAGAAATAAAAGATGGGATGCAAGAACCCTAGATTTAGATATTTTATTATGTAATGAATTAATTATAAATACTTCTTCTTTGCAGATACCGCACCCTCAAATGATAAAACGTAAATTTGTTTTATTACCTCTCTGTACTATAGCTTCTACTTGGAAACATCCAATAACTAAAAAAACAGTAAAAGAGCATCTACAAGCAATATCCTATGAAAATATAATGTAA